The region CTATGTAAAACAAACACCAACCCAGATTGTGAAGGCATCTTGTTTAGAAGGTCACTCTACATATGAAGGGAGACGGAAAGCCATAACATACCATACTGGCGCCAAGCAAAAAGTGCCCATCCCGATTAATCCACATCATAATATTTTCGCCTTTCCAACAAACTCACCAGAGAATTTCAATTGCAACTGGATTTTCTACAACCACGTTAAATACATCAAAACCGCTCATTCTCCTTATGAACCGCAGCAATCGATTATCGTCTTTAAAAACGGACAAGAACTGCCCTTACCTGAATCCCAATACATATTAACAAAACAAATGCAGCGAACAGCGATGTGTATTTTATTATTTTCGCCACAAGCACCAACATATATTTGACGTGTTCCCCGTGAAATAATAAGATTAGTAAAGTGTATGATGAAAGGAAATGGGACACGGAGCGCAAATACGCCCCCTTTACCCACTTGGAAGGGGTTAAAATTAGATGAACAAAAGAAAAATTTGGTTTATTGCTACGATAGCAATTGTTCTACTATTTGTAGGCGGCTATGGATTCGCAATTTACCGCACCATCAATAAAACGGTAGAATCGATTCATGAACCAATGCAACGTGAAAAATCAGAAAAAAGGCAGGAAAAGGTAACCCTAGATAAAAAAGAGCCATTCTCTGTGCTTCTTCTAGGAGTCGATGAACGTGCTGGTGATAAAGGCCGCTCCGACACAATCATTGTCATGACGATAAATCCGAATCTAGATTCTATTAAAATGCTTAGCATTCCCCGTGACACAAGAACAGAAATAATTGGCCTCCATAAACTGGATAAAATCAATCATGCCTATGCCTTTGGTGATATCAAGATGGCAATCGCAACCGTCGAGGACTTCCTGGATATCCCAATTGACTATTATGTAAAAATAAACATGGAAGGCTTTAAAGAGATGGTAGATGCCGTTGGCGGTGTCACCGTTAACAATTCAATGAAATTTGTACAAGATGGGCATACCTTTGATAAAGGGACTATTAAACTTACAGGGGAAGCCGCTTTATCCTATGTTCAAATGAGGAAAGAAGATCCAAAAGGAGATTTCGGCCGCCAAGAAAGGCAACAACAAATCATCAAAAGTATTTTTAAAAAAGGGGCAAGCATTACATCGTTAACAAAATATGAAGCCATCTTTGACGCGATCGGAGATAATGTAAAAACAAATCTCAAACTTTCCGAATTAATTACTATTCAAAAAGACTATAACGATGTCATACAAAATGTCGAGCAATTACAGCTGCACGGAAAAGGTCAAATCATCGATGGAATCTATTATCTAATCATTTCCGAACAAGAAAAACAGAGAGTAGAAAAGATTTTGAAGGCGCATTTAAGGGGGTCAGTCCCCCACACCTTTAAAGCGGTAAAGTAACCTAACCAAATTGGGGGACAGGCTTCAAGTTCCTGTCCCTATTAGCTTACTTCTCAAGTACAATATCCGCAAAGTTAATATAATAAGAATATTTACTACTACTATCAGGTTTAAAAACAATATCTATCTTGTTTACCCCTTTTAAATCTATATCCACTTTTGCAGGCCCTTTCCCCTTTAGTAGACTCTCATTACTATATACAAGTTTGCCATCGGCATAAATATAGAATGATGATTTGGCCTCATCCTTTTGAGTGGCATCATCCATACCAACAATACCTGTCAACCTAGAATATTCCTTATAAAGATAGTAAGATGTTTTACTTTCATATTTTGCAGCCTCACTTTGTAGAACTTTTGACTGCTCGTACTTGACTCCATTCATTTCAAATTTACTACCCTTATTTACAGGATTTCCAACTAAGTTCGTACCGCTAGGTGATAAGTCAGAAAGATAAATTATACCTGTAGCACCAAGTGGCTTTTTCCCTACATATATCGTGTTGTTTTTCGCATCCCATTCCACTTCTTTCCCCATTGATTCAGCCATAAATCTTAAAGGAACATACGTTGTCCCCTTATACATAAATCCTTCACTAGCTGATTTTTTTCCACTCCATCAAAAACATACTTTAATGGTTTGATTTCCACATCAATTGATGTTGCTGCATATGTACCTATAGCCCCAAACGAAATTGCCCCTGCAACAAAACCTGCCATAACCTTTTTCACAACTGTCCTTCTCCCTTCAGATTAGGGAGGAAAATCCTTCTAAGGGGACAGTCCCCCATACCTTTAAAGCAGTAAAGTAACTTGATAACACAAAGTATTTTCGTTTATTTATCAGTCATTCTTAATGGATGATATTCTTTTTCAACATATCTCCGATAGTTTTCTTTTTGCGGATTTGGGAAATAGGATAAAATTTTAGAAGTAGTTACGTGAGGATTGATTATATTTGAAATATAGGCTTCATAACTGCTCCAAGGATAGGTTTCGGGGGATGTTACCATTTGAGCTCCAACAGGATTTAAGTGGATGTATCTACTAACTTCTAATTGGTAATCGATTGAATCAATCAGTTCTGAACCATAACGCCCTTGAAACACATGGCCAACTAACCGATGGCGTTTGTTAAAATGCATGGCATATCTTGAGTTCAACATTTTCATAATATGCATAGGATGATGATGAATGGTTTCCAATTGAAGATGAATATGGTTTGTCATGAGGCAATACGTATGAAGATGAAAAGGAAAATAAGTACGAACCTCTTGTAATAAATCTAAATAGGTTAAACGATCGCTGTTATCATAAAATAAAGCTGTACGACGATTACCTCGATTTGTTATGTGATATATCGCACCCGGAAACCAAACGCGAGGCTTTCTTGCCACTTTTCTTCACTTCCTTTTATAAATTATTTGTTCATAACTAACATTATTCTACACGATTCGCTAATTTCCTTCTTTTTAAAAAATTTTGGGGGTCTGACCCCTGGGATTTCAATAATCTTTAAAAGACAGAAGCCACTTTTTGTCAACTGTTGTATCTTGAAGCTTTCCATTGTCAATCCATTCATCAAAATATCGATCCCAAACCTCATCAGAATATGACTTGTAATAATCATAATTTGAATCACGCATTAAATCATATGTGGGATCCTCCATTTTTAGATTACCTTTGCTTTCACCAGTAGAAGGATCATACCAATACTGTCGACCCTCATCATTTATATTTCCACTATAACCAAAACCACGACCATCGAATTTCCATGTTGGTCTAATTGTCCCATCACTTAATAATCTTGCCCTATTTTCTTCAGCAAAAGAAATGGCTTTTTGATTACCAGCTTTCTTGGCATTTGAAATATAGCTATCAACATGCTGAAGTTGATAGTCTAATTGTGTCTTGAAACCTTCATCAGAGCGCCCCGAAGCAATGCTATTATCCTTGTAAAATGCACCTGTTTGAATATTAGCCAAAGCTCTTCCCTGTTCATCATATTTTAAATCGGAGCCATCTCCGAAATAATTGCCATTATGAGGATTATAACCACTACTATCTGATAGTGAAGAATATAATGGTTGTTTGTCAGATGAACTTTTTGAAGTATTCAACAAAGTGCTTGGAGCATTTAAAGGTGAATTAACTATACCTGATACAACCATTTTATCA is a window of Bacillus sp. (in: firmicutes) DNA encoding:
- a CDS encoding competence protein encodes the protein MKKVLGYYEVNKDTMALLSATHIDYGTIVLETNGRLYVKQTPTQIVKASCLEGHSTYEGRRKAITYHTGAKQKVPIPINPHHNIFAFPTNSPENFNCNWIFYNHVKYIKTAHSPYEPQQSIIVFKNGQELPLPESQYILTKQMQRTAMCILLFSPQAPTYI
- a CDS encoding LytR family transcriptional regulator, yielding MNKRKIWFIATIAIVLLFVGGYGFAIYRTINKTVESIHEPMQREKSEKRQEKVTLDKKEPFSVLLLGVDERAGDKGRSDTIIVMTINPNLDSIKMLSIPRDTRTEIIGLHKLDKINHAYAFGDIKMAIATVEDFLDIPIDYYVKINMEGFKEMVDAVGGVTVNNSMKFVQDGHTFDKGTIKLTGEAALSYVQMRKEDPKGDFGRQERQQQIIKSIFKKGASITSLTKYEAIFDAIGDNVKTNLKLSELITIQKDYNDVIQNVEQLQLHGKGQIIDGIYYLIISEQEKQRVEKILKAHLRGSVPHTFKAVK
- a CDS encoding transposase; the encoded protein is MARKPRVWFPGAIYHITNRGNRRTALFYDNSDRLTYLDLLQEVRTYFPFHLHTYCLMTNHIHLQLETIHHHPMHIMKMLNSRYAMHFNKRHRLVGHVFQGRYGSELIDSIDYQLEVSRYIHLNPVGAQMVTSPETYPWSSYEAYISNIINPHVTTSKILSYFPNPQKENYRRYVEKEYHPLRMTDK